The region CTTGTAACCACTAAACTTGAATCGTAATAAAAAATAATGGAATTAAATGAAAAGAGAATAAAGTAATTCAGAAACGACCAGCATTTTTAAAGCTCCGGAAGAATTTCAAAACGTCagagagaagtaattcattggtagagcaccagcgcagtcacctttggagccttatttcacccttatacaatgagcactccattataatgcctctttgaaggtgtcttgggaagatttcttgaactgcatatctccttgtcttgggtaggcatcaatcaattctctgaggtctctggactttaAAGGACCAGACTCTGGCGGGATAAACCGGTTTTAGGGGGCCCCAACCGTCCCGCTTCactcagagatagatttaattaaatcatcatcagagattgggcactccatcctactttcggggtaggaacagctggtatgagtggcgtaaaccagcgtgcTAAGTCAATGCCCCTAATTACCCTGGCAGAGACCATtgagatatataggcctaccggtagtcaGCTAAGCAGAGCTTGGACTGCTGGAACTAGGATGTGCAATAGTCATTacggacaatgactggtcacaggaacctagtcttactataTCAGTTGGAGGGATAGTTCATTGGTAGACCAGTGCGGTCATCTTGGGAGTCCCGGGGgtgccactgtaatggtgaaggtatcaggcgcgtccgtggactcacaaaaagcaccctaaacaagtattgctgagactgaaatttgcacccctaaacaagtataggCCTAAGTAGCGTGATTTgttaccctaaacaagtagttgtcttttctcTAACCCTAaacaattgatgcaattattacccctaaacaacactcagaaacaggtgcttttaaccataaaataaataagaagctgttgccttggtcaattttggaaataacttggaccaaaaacgtgtttttgcttcctttattaaataatgcatgttatgaaaagcttgaacatgttgaatgtaaaagtgtcaacttcaaaggttcataacttgaaaactgagccccctacgtacatatgaactgtatcaagagatagagctctttaaaataaagcttttttgaaaaaattggacAGAGCTCCGCCGTCTGACAGAGAAATTTAAGGTTTCCAAGAGCTTGCTTTTTAATCACAAGTCACTTATTCACAGAGCTTACCTATATAATAGTACTATAGTAGCCTCCATGAAAACAgtagtttaaggggtactacaccctgtggtaaatttgtgactattttgcatttttctctttttttaataacacactggtaacaaaagttatgaatattattggggcaagggatccaattactacattgaaatttcagtaactcaagacaagtggttcagcatatatgataggaaatgaggtacatcctagcggtaccttattttttatcataaataacaaaccgcttgtcttgggtcactgaaattccagtgtagtaattggattccttgcccctataatacacataacttttgttaccagtgcagtgtgttattagttgttgagaaaaatgcaaaaatagacacaaatttatcgaggtgtgtagtacccccttaaggatgcacaactatatgttttctcaaaatttgagttggcaaaatccctaaaaaagtaagtcctaaatttattaatttattcaatttggcAACTGGCTAAATTgcgaaaaaaacaaacaaccaggttttgaatttggagttaagggatccaaaatgagcgtttattgcgtttcgacagtatattttgtgggacatgagagcacctcagacctatcgaattacattctgaatacgaagcatgtctttctgatatcaaataattttcattttttaaaaatcacaatataatacaaattttatgacaaattataaaaatttgatatttttcaaatttttgatatataacagtcctcgaagtaaattatataaatctaattatatattcttaaagtgtatgtagcagggaggaaaagccgacggtcaattgaaaattttgacctttcatattgaagatatggattttttcccaaaagacccaattttttgggcgttttgggaaaaaaatccatatcttcaatatgaaaggtcaaaattttcaattgatcgtcggcttttcatcccacctacatacactttaagtataaatcatcagatttataaagttttcttcaagtactgttaaatatcaaaaatatcaattttaatgatttgccataaaatgtgtattaaattgcgaatttcaaaaatcaaaattatttgatatcagaatgacattcttcgtattcagaatgcaattcgatatgtctgatgtgctctaatgtcccaaaataaataccgtccaaacgttcataccccagcccttaataggaCATCAGTAAAGTGGTCAAACAtcgtttttttttggtatttatcaattattaatttaaatgaaTAGGGCTGGCAACCCACtaatttcagaaaatcattgatcaataCCTCATTAAAACAGTCAAGTGTCAATGTCAATTAGAATATACTATgatagcagttgtctatgcatggttaaagaaaatatattaatgtgCCCGTGCTGCACCATGAGAAAGTCACGACAAAACAAAGTcgaaaaccatcttgtaggcttattcttgtGCACAAATAAAtgatagttaactaaataccttcagaagacaaagCATGTGTggcagttagatagttaataaaaaatattaatgtgcataaaAAATCGGCAAGTTGGATGAAAATCATTTCGGAAAccgtcttgtaggcctatatagttttttttaatgtgcatgcatcatgcgaaagtcgggagaaaaacaaagtccgaaaccatcttgtaggcttatttttTTGCAccgatagagctaaatagttaactgaatacctacagaagacatagcattagatggttaagtaaaatattaatgtgcatgaaaaatcagcaagtcggatgaacattattttggaaaccatcttgtagtccTAGCCATAtaatttaatgtgcatgcatcatgcgaaagtcgggagaataacgcagtcggaaaccatcttgtaggcttattcttttgcaccactagagctaaatagttaactgaataccttcagaagacatagtattagatggttattaaaatattattaatgtgcaggagaaaattatttcggaaaccatcttgttgtaGGCTACAACAAGATGGTTTCGCCTGGGGGGGGCACTtcgatttgaaatggatataggtgtagggctggcactttcgcacccaggggcattcggtgagagcaaaatgtaaaaaatatggggtcattgggtgacagcatgatttttggcattcggtgagagcaaaatgtaaaaaatatggggtcattgggtgagaacatgaccttttttttaaacggaatctttgggtgagagccgaaacagcgcgacataaacctcgaaaatcgaatttctcgttctaaatggcttcaaatttctttgttttttcaaaataagtgacaaaatcagtgataaatgaaagttgctgttaaaagtgaacaagtaagggtctttgggtgacagatcaaatgaaaaaaataggggggtctttgggtgacagagcatgtgttcgtaaaaaatatggggtctttgggtgacagcgacgctgaaaagggggtcttaacagccctacatacgcgtcacctccaaagttgagtgcccccgggggtttccgtaggcctattaaataatttttaatgtgcatgcatcaacgaaatgatgtatatttttgccaGTTTGGTATGGGTTAAGTGCCTAGCGTCGAAAGAATTGAGTCCGTTGGCAAAACCCTGgggcaaaactaccctaagtacgtaagagctccaaaaacatacccttttacaccaattttacatggatttgataccctattcgcgttacgcacgtaacgtgccctagtctgaaaaaataccctttttacgtgaatttacggacgcgcctgataccccccttcaccattcgAGTGGCCCCCCGGTTtgggagtctaatttcacccttcttaagatgagcacccctggtgtagttctctcttggaatatcatgacaaaattggaaaaatcaccttgtttCAGTTTAACTAACAAAcgaacaaaatcagcttgttTTACTAGCAAGTGCATGccacccggggtgatgtaaggcagcaggcaggactagtaTATATCTATGAAAGGTGTCGTTGAGGAATAGTATAAGTGTCACTTGGCATatttaggtctgagtgtcttgtgctggttcgtcttctttatcttcacatggagacggtttccagctttgaatcaggtctatctgtcggaatgcttTGCTTTGACGGCATAACCATCACATAGCTGGATCTGAGTGCGGTTTTAGAAGCCACATCCATGATGTTACGTCTCTTTTCCACTTGGTACTCCAAGAGCAGCGATGCATTTTGTCAGCGATGTGTTGTAAATACCtctgcttccaatttcaattgggAAGTAGACTCAAGTAGTGCGTACACCATCCCCTATTTTCGCAGTCGGCTACAAGATCTTGatatttgcttttctttctttcattggcATTTGACTAGGTTTTCTTCTGTTGGGACTGTAAGCTCAATGTTTTGTAGTCTCTGTGATTATGGGAGGAAATACTACTTGCATATGTTCTTCATCCATCAGAAATTCCCAGTCATTGGCCTTCTGTAAGAGGTTTGTTGGATCTCTTTTTGGAAGAGGCAGTGCTGGATTCCGGTAGGTTACACCATCTGCAGTGCGGAATTTGATAGTAGTCATATACCGGGATACCGGGTATATcttctggggcggacattttaaaaatgaatttagaagagcagcaacgacatcacttgcattacattccagatgttaaatctacatcatatgcaaaagttgaggaaattcgcacgagtccgttttattttagggccatttgtctataactggtctttacgtAGCTCTacggagagagtgcccgttgagagcgctataacccccattttaggaacaaaaatgtgatttaaaaaaaacacggacTCGTGCgatttttctaaatttttcaaagtatgtagtatgaacatgtagaaatataatcaagtagttgccctacctgctcttctccgaaaaaataaaaagtcctaaacctcaatgataatgaaacctataggtgataggcctatatatgtacgACTTCTGATTTGCCTCTTCAAGGAAGGGTATTATGCCATTTGCTACAGCTTTCAGTGTCTGATCATGTCTCCAGTTGTATCTACCACTCTGCAGAGAATAGTTACATCCATTTAAGATATGGAATAGAGTGCAGTTATTATGTTGACATAAATGGCAGGATCCAAGGTTGATCTTTCCCCACAGTCTCAAATTAGCTGGTCGTGGATGGCATTGACATGGAAAGATAGGAGCTCTGGTGTCCATACATAAAGGAGCTTCTTCCAAGATGTATCTACTTGCATGGCAGAGTCCCATCTGAGCCATTGTCCTTGTTTAGCGCAGCCATAGTGGTACACGGGGTGGTACACAAGCATGTCATCTTCATCCACGTCTTTTACCAGACTAGTGAGGCATTTCCTGTGTTCTTGGGGTTTCATGTCTCTTAACAGTTTCTGGTTCTTTTTGAAACCAAGGCCTGCTCTGTCTGTTTGACCTCTGCACATCTCATTcagttagggattcaatcatgtttcaccgttgttcatcaccgtttaacaacgatgcggccgcgtcgtctgcgtggtttacttcgcgaaggCAGCTTgcgcccgagcgaagtaaaccacgcagacgcgccggacgcgagttgttaaacggtgatgaacaacggtgaaacatgattgaatcccttttcaacaactcttcctatacctttgtacaggagccaaccgttgttaatccgtgatgaatccacacttttactgtagcgtatacgcgaactcgagcgagactacgcgttacgcgagagcgcgtaaaattcgtcatgcctggaacctttgtgcgtatgcaagcttacaagttcaattcagtattttcagatagcggctaaattttgccgttttattctgtagttttattaatgatattaacagagaaatcatcgaagtttttgtaaggatTAGTGaaaatgattaactgacatttccctgTAAAACAAAACTGAATTATACGacctttagcttcttttcgttgttgaaaggattcaatcatgtttcaccgttgttcatcaccgtttaacaactcgcgtccagcgcgtctgcgtggtttacttcgctcgggcagctaaagctgccctcgcgaagtaaaccacgcagacgacgcggccgcatcgttgttaaacggtgatgaacaacggtgaaacatgattgaatccctaatcaacaacgaaaagaagcaacagatcgtataattcacgattatttaacgaggaaatgtcagttaatcattgtcactagccttacaaaaacttcgatgatttctctgttgatatcagcaataaaactatagAATAAATaggcaaagtttagccgctaccttaaaaatactgaattcaacttgtaagcttgcatacgcataaaggttccaggcatgacgaattttacgcgcactcgcgtaacgcgtagtctcgctcgcgttcgcgtatacgctacagtaaaagtgtggattcatcacggattaacaacggttggctcttATGCTGCAGTGTATATCCAATCTGTTGCCCATTCCTTAGTCTTTACATAGATGTAGCTTTCATCATAGTAGTTAAAGATCATCTTCCTGATGTGGTCGGGAACATGGTACCAATCTAATGCAAACTAGATGAGGTTGTGTGGCACGGTACCATATGCATTTTGTAGGTCAAGCCACGTTGTCACAATCGGTTTTCCATTCTTTTTGGCGCCTTGGAGTATCTCGGAAAGTGCCTCAGTATGTTCTACACGTCCTGATATTTTCTCCATGAACCCTTTCTGGATGGATTTGTCAATATATTCATTCTCAGTCAGGTAGCTTATCGTCCTCTGAGCTAGGAGTCCCATTCCAAGATTACCACTTGTATTCTTGATTGTGATTGGTCTGAAGTTGGCAGGTTCAGATGTATTTTCATCTTTGGAAATATGAATGGTTTCTCCCACCCGCCAACTCATCGGAATGTCACCCGTTCTCCATGTTGCAGATTACTTCGTGGAGGAGTTCTGTTGTTTTAGGGCACTTCTTCCACACTAAGTAAGGCATGCGATTGATTCCTGGAGCGCTGGAGTTTCTTCGTTTCATAAGATAATTGATCAGTTCTGTGAGACTTGGGGGTTTGGTATTGAAGGGTTGTTTAGGACATGGCGGTCTTTTCATCCCTTTCAGTGGGTGATACTTGTAGCCACGTTTCTTATCATTGTTGACAGAATTGAAGTACTTTTCTGCAGCAGGTTTCTGAAATGTTGGGTTTCTATTTGTATCCTGGTTGAGAAGTTTCTTAGCAAACTGGTGTCGATTCGTTCTAAAATTATTGTGAGCTTTGCTGCTTGAGGCATCCTCCAGTTTTCAAAGTTCCAACTTCCTTGCTTTGTTATGTAATCTAATACGCTTATGAGAATCTTTCTTCAGCTCCTTAGCAGTTTTATTGTCTCCCTTCTTCAGAGCTCTCCCTGCTTCAAATGTATTTGATAAAAAGCAATATTATTGGATTAGGATTCTATGACGCAGCCGGGTGCGGCCACCGTTGTATCACCAACTAGCTTCAGCTGTAGTTTCAGTCGCCTCAGACGATAAAAAGGCATGTAAATCTCACAAAGTTTGTACActtgatacatttaatatttgggttttatttttataactaaatggtatacgaaatataccagcttatCAGTGGTGGTGCAACTAGGGGACGGCAACGTGctccgggcgccacccttagggggcgccaaattgaccaattcagcatagaTTCTACGCCCCTCCATGCCTCCAAAGTCaaaatttgcgcgcatttcagcacataaaaagaacattttaagcccgatattcaacttctagtaaccaacattaattagtggtaggacttatttgtccaaattttctaagatattctcggaggggggggggtagggtcgaggggtgccaattttgtttcttgccccgggcgctaccagcCCTAGTTACGTCACTGCAGCTTATAGTTAATACAAATAAGTGATAATACGTATTCACTGATCAATTTGGCATGGATGCAAGCCCCgtctgcataacatgactaccgCCCGCTATAACTTATAAGTCAGgacgcaaatttaaataacaatacgctatttacataacaATGGGTCACATGCTAATAGCTGTTGCCGAATCCAAGAATTGATCTATGccagtatagatgagttgacctcaatgtttatcaacaaaggcaagggactggtatatcttaATGCTTGAGTGAAcaccatgcaaccactacactgttcaatagtcttattgtgatgtggcgggagctTTATAAACGCGAGCCGTCGGTTTGTGTAAGGCTGTCGGTTCACGAAAGGTGTTGGTGAAAAATAGGCAAACAGGTGCACAATAGGCAATTTACAATTTCTTTACCTGAAATAGAATCATTACAGAAAAAGAGGCTGAAAATGGTAAAAAAGCTTTTCAGTTGTGTGAAACAAACGCAATTATACCTAAACATGTTCGTTTTTAGGTTGCtagcgcctattatccttttattttatttttttgctcttcactttttttttttttttcaacttccttcggcaaaaatattttcttcggtacatttacaagttatggtccccggttccaaaatcctggctatgccactggattTGATCATAATTGTAAATCGTTTTTCTTGGGTGGTACATAGCTTTGCCAGACATAATCTTTCCTTGGGGAATCGTCTAACTGATCTGACAGCTCAGGATGCCATGTTCTATAATCCAGCATTTCTTCTAAGCATTGTATCGCAATAGGATCATACGAATAATAAAATttattagcaaataaaaagggTTGGCGATGAAGATACTCTAGATAACCAACACCAAACACACATATTGCCCTTACATATTTCCCTTTCCCTCGACATTTAGGGATCTTGCGGTTATCTCCCCATTTGATAAACCGCACGTTTGAATCCCACGTTCCATTTGGATATCCTCCAGGAGTGTAAAGCGCCCTCTGGAGTGTCACCCAATAATGTTCATCCGGACTCCAGACATCTCTCGCCCACTTTAATGAATCTATCGCTATTTTATCGTgaataacaaaatcaacaaattcatGCGTAGCTGCGTAGTACGCGTTCCCGAAGTATGCGGTGAGGTTATAAGGTGGTGGATATTTAATTCTTGGCACAATGTACGGTGGTGGGATGATACCATTGATGTCATTATGGCCATTATGAGCTTTCAATTGGTGTACAATCTCTAAATTGGTTTTCAGAGGAAAATCTTGACCACATAGATTGATTACGTATTTCCATTTCACATGATGTTGAACTAAATCTGCCATACAGTTAATATCAGCTAATAATCTAGTAAAACCGTAATATTCAACCTTTTCTACCTTCGAAGCGATAAAAACATTGTCAAAACAAGAGGCAAGCTTTCGTATAGCTCTTTGATAGGCTGCTGGTGATTTGGCATCCGGGTGAATGCAATAAATCTGAAGTTGCatctttcatatctattttatctTGTTTGAATATGTCTCAACATGTTTTGGAACCAACTCACAAACGAGGTCATACTCTTGACTTGGTTATAACGAGGTCTGATGATgatatacgagggttggtcaataatatcccgcaaccattatttatctccgctcatgcatgacttagataaCTGTTACTtatgatcaataaagtttgtacctttgtctttcaaaacgcacaacaattagtatcagagtacctttaattacgtaatctcatttgcataaagtcattgctatatgtacactgacaattattgtcaacattggcgagaaatttgaattggctttgaggaacgtgtaataaaaagaagcagaagtagggaccaaagcagtttacaagccttatttttggtatgaggtaatctgagtatattcaattgataattgtgaaagaagaaatgtatccgtca is a window of Amphiura filiformis chromosome 2, Afil_fr2py, whole genome shotgun sequence DNA encoding:
- the LOC140142496 gene encoding uncharacterized protein, with the translated sequence MSWRVGETIHISKDENTSEPANFRPITIKNTSGNLGMGLLAQRTISYLTENEYIDKSIQKGFMEKISGRVEHTEALSEILQGAKKNGKPIVTTWLDLQNAYGTVPHNLI
- the LOC140142505 gene encoding N-acetyllactosaminide beta-1,6-N-acetylglucosaminyl-transferase-like, whose amino-acid sequence is MKRRCVRTLFVVIFCLVIAWQLCLFIINESDLGSDGDGLHQRLHKIVIKPDEERVTEETNKNEEEVKDDHFDKVVPDKIRKIRPKAFPRNSFISPFHKHWDVNCSEILGGDNQIVRETTTMLDQLRDKDGSLPIPTDEEIEKWMDDCREFTGKRHYLETPLSDEEEEYPVAFIITTHKEVVQVERLLRSIYQPQNIYCIHPDAKSPAAYQRAIRKLASCFDNVFIASKVEKVEYYGFTRLLADINCMADLVQHHVKWKYVINLCGQDFPLKTNLEIVHQLKAHNGHNDINGIIPPPYIVPRIKYPPPYNLTAYFGNAYYAATHEFVDFVIHDKIAIDSLKWARDVWSPDEHYWVTLQRALYTPGGYPNGTWDSNVRFIKWGDNRKIPKCRGKGKYVRAICVFGVGYLEYLHRQPFLFANKFYYSYDPIAIQCLEEMLDYRTWHPELSDQLDDSPRKDYVWQSYVPPKKNDLQL